From a single Kryptolebias marmoratus isolate JLee-2015 linkage group LG6, ASM164957v2, whole genome shotgun sequence genomic region:
- the ppig gene encoding peptidyl-prolyl cis-trans isomerase G: MGIKVRPRCFLDIGISNVLVGRVVVELFADICPKTCENFRCLCTGEKGVGKGTQKPLHYKGCLFHRIVKDFMIQGGDFSEGNGRGGESIYGGFFEDESFAVKHNKDYLLSMANRGKDTNGSQFFITTKPAPHLDGVHVVFGHVISGQEVVQTMENQKTDPNSRPYAELKILNCGELIPKSKAKKAEKKKEKAGSGSSSSSSDSETSSKSSSESEESEKESKKRKKKAKKLKKKQKKEEKKRSAAESAEEKEQEDLVTSTVRPEEIPPIPENRFLMRRSPQTVQTSNKEEEKDQRKKEDRPRQNTGAYNSLSAYQRRFVVTTRSGRKIKGRGPRRYRTPSRSRSRSRDRYRRSETPPHWRQEMQRQRMRAVTGERWIKGDKSEMNETKDEETKAPRRERRSSNTQDEQTAESKRDRSTRSHRSKSKEDSTVEKDEKHSKHKAKKKDKSHSRSKSREKSRRSKSKDKKDKTSRHKSDDRRGHSRSKEKDVQKKEKKSEPDQNKGGEKGHESDKKHKEETKEKMDERTVKIIRESSKSQSKERSSAKDEHRSRSRNRDRGEPTASKDKEEKREKDRDRSRSKDRRHNSDKDTRRGGTSRDKDRRSRSPDRSKTRDSHRGRRSRSRSHRRDHSKDWSSHRRDRNRDGGSRRRRRSSSSESDRAEKRRRQRSPDSSRRAKSSSRSKDRRSPARPDSTKGKNRNDSKKNRSSSSSDSD, from the exons ATGGGGATCAAGGTTCGCCCTCGCTGCTTCCTTGACATTGGAATCAGTAATGTTCTTG TTGGCAGAGTCGTGGTGGAGTTGTTTGCAGACATCTGTCCTAAAACGTGTGAAAACTTCAGATGCCTTTGCACAG GTGAGAAAGGTGTTGGTAAAGGAACTCAGAAACCCCTGCACTACAAAGGATGCCTTTTCCACCGGATCGTTAAAGACTTTATGATCCAAGGAGGCGACTTCAGTGAAG GAAATGGAAGAGGAGGTGAATCCATCTATGGAGGCTTttttgaag aTGAAAGCTTTGCTGTCAAACACAACAAGGATTATCTGCTGTCTATGGCCAATAGGGGCAAAGATACAAACGGATCACAGTTTTTCAT AACAACGAAACCCGCCCCACATCTGGACGG tgtCCATGTGGTTTTTGGTCACGTAATCTCTGGCCAAGAAGTGGTTCAAACGATGGAGAACCAGAAAACGGATCCTAACAGCAGGCCGTATGCTGAATTGAAAATACTTAACTGCGGAGAACTCATCCCTAAATCTAAAG CaaagaaagctgaaaaaaagaaagagaaagctGGCTCCGGGTCCAGCAGTAGCTCCTCTGATTCTGAAACCTCCTCAAAGTCTTCATCTGAGTCAGAAGAATCAGAAAAGGAATCCAAGAAGCGGAAAAAGAAGGCgaagaaactaaaaaagaagcaaaagaaggaggaaaagaaaag GTCTGCTGCTGAGAGCGCTGAAGAGAAAGAACAGGAAGATTTGGTCACGTCTACCGTACGTCCTGAAGAAATACCACCCATCCCCGAGAACCGGTTCCTCATGAGGAGAAGCCCTCAAACAGTCCAGACGTCAaacaaggaggaggaaaaagatcagagaaagaaagaggacaGGCCAAGACAGAA cACTGGTGCCTATAATTCTCTGTCAGCATATCAGAGGCGGTTTGTGGTGACGACTAGATCAGGCAGGAAGATAAAAGGAAGAGGGCCGAGG AGATACCGGACTCCGTCGCGCTCCCGCTCGAGGTCCAGAGACCGATATCGGCGGAGTGAAACTCCTCCACACTGGCGTCAGGAGATGCAGCGTCAGAGGATGAGGGCGGTCACAGGAGAGCGATGGATTAAGGGCGACAA aagtgAGATGAATGAGACTAAAGATGAAGAAACTAAAGCTCCGAGGCGAGAGAGAAGGAGCTCCAACACACAGGATGAACAGACGGCTGAGAGTAAGAGAGACAGGAGCACTCGGTCTCACAGATCTAAGAGCAAAGAAGACAGCACTGTGGAAAAGGATGAGAAGCATAGCAAACACAAGGCCAAGAAGAAGGATAAGTCTCACAGTCGCAGTAAAAGCAGAGAGAAGAGTAGAAGGTCAAAGAGCAAAGAtaagaaagataaaacaagcagGCATAaaagtgatgacagaagaggTCACTCAAGgagcaaagaaaaagatgttcagaagaaagaaaagaagtcaGAACCGGATCAAAATAAAGGTGGAGAGAAGGGCCATGAATCGGataaaaagcataaagaagaaactaaagaaaagatgGATGAGAGAACGGTCAAAATCATTAGGGAGTCGTCAAAATCTCAAAGCAAGGAACGATCGTCTGCGAAGGATGAGCACAGATCCAGGAGCAGGAACAGGGACAGAGGTGAGCCGACAGCCTCCAAAGATAAGGAGGAGAAACGAGAAAAGGACAGGGACAGAAGCAGGAGTAAAGACAGGCGACACAACAGTGACAAGGACACCAGGAGAGGGGGGACGTCCAGGGATAAAGACCGTCGGTCCAGAAGTCCAGACAGGAGTAAGACTAGAGACTCGCACCGCGGCAGGCGCTCGAGAAGCAGGAGTCACAGGAGGGACCACAGCAAGGACTGGTCCTCTCATCGGAGAGACCGGAACAGAGACGGCGGCAGCCGGAGGAGGCgacgcagcagcagctctgagagCGACAGGGCTGAAAAAAGGAGGCGACAGAGGAGCCCAGATTCTTCCAGGAGAGCCAAGAGTTCTTCCAGATCCAAAGACAGAAGAAGCCCAGCCAGACCTGATAGTACTAAAGGTAAAAACAGGAACGACAGCAAGAAGAACCGCTCCAGTTCCAGCTCTGACAGCGACTGA
- the ccdc173 gene encoding coiled-coil domain-containing protein 173 encodes MASGALNGRRRGSSRSALRQEAIKIKQPPDLRQDTVLRKTDWIRVQDDLRGVNKEKQRLREAAKQREALHLQSKEVVKLWSNTTTSQRQKKLEAKKIREQIEEEERKRIVDEEANFKEQQRQEAIEKARTQMYYQTNRVKGLHSALLLTEVLKEREAQIELKRRIESASKDVDTKFLEAAKTREDEALKQEQEKALQRRLQRQAAAEDLKNQMKENELAREQQKLEDKKDGEEIQRLQELHQWERKMESERQANQKRDLMQAHLDHINKRALIRVQDEEKQEAEEEQRKLFVSAKEKMMNLRKEREQELFRDAQLRRERILNTLTVTQQERTATDEQRVAKAVAEQDAKQAQLRREEERKKSEMLKSITAHRELVGKEKEQRDKITEQETRDALQAKREADRIFLEKKQQKAEKLKEEERKLQEFNATRLAEKTARFQRQKEAESKFEEKNAQLITEEENKFHQYSQLIISEAAEAKKNLFPLRRAARQGTRGGDGPASGGAEPVYLVHDSTGAHMPKYVSVTTENIKKLRQPGNIQEAKKRLGFTW; translated from the exons ATGGCGTCGGGGGCTCTCAACGGCCGCCGGAGAGGATCCAGTAGAAGTG cactgagACAGGAagccattaaaataaaacagcctccGGATCTTCGGCAAGACACTGTCTTAAGGAAGACTGACTGGATCAGGGTTCAGGACGACCTGAGAGGagttaataaagaaaagcagCGTCTGAGAGAGGCGGCCAAGCAGAGGGAGGCCCTGCACCTTCAGTCCAAAGAAGTGGTGAAGCTGTGGTCCAACACCACCACT AGTCAGAGGCAAAAGAAGTTAGAGGCCAAGAAGATTCGCGAGCAGATTGAGGAGGAAGAAAGGAAACGGATCGTTGACGAAGAAGCCAACTTTAAGGAACAACAGCGGCAGGAGGCCATTGAAAAGGCCAGGACTCAGATGTACTACCAGACCAACCGAGTCAAAGGATTACAT AGTGCGCTCCTGTTGACCGAGGTGCTGAAAGAGAGGGAGGCTCAGATTGAACTGAAGCGGCGGATAGAGAGTGCCTCTAAAGACGTGGACACGAAGTTCCTGGAAGCAGCGAAGACCAGAGAGGATGAAGCCTTGAAACAGGAGCAGGAGAAAGCTCTGCAGAGGAGGCTGCAGAGACAGGCTGCAGCAGAGGACCTGAAAAACCA gatgaaagaaaatgagctgGCAAGGGAGCAGCAGAAGCTGGAGGACAAGAAGGACGGAGAGGAAATCCAGCGTCTCCAAGAGCTCCATCAGTGGGAGCGGAAAATGGAGTCTGAACGGCAAGCGAACCAGAAGAGAGACCTCATGCAAGCTCACCTG GACCACATCAACAAAAGAGCCCTCATAAGAGTGCAAGATGAAGAGAAACAGGAGGCTGAGGAAGAGCAAAGGAAGCTTTTTGTCTCAGCCAAAGAAAAAATGATGAACTTGCGCAAAGAAAGAGAGCAGGAGTTATTTAG GGACGCTCAGCTGCGCAGGGAGAGGATTTTGAACACACTGACCGTCACACAGCAGGAGCGAACCGCTACCGACGAGCAGAGGGTCGCCAAAGCCGTGGCCGAGCAGGACGCGAAGCAGGCCCAGCTGCGgcgggaggaggagaggaagaagtcTGAGATGCTGAAGTCGATCACGGCGCACAGGGAGCTTGTG ggaaaagaaaaggagcagaGAGACAAAATCACCGAGCAGGAAACCCGAGACGCCCTGCAGGCAAAGAGGGAGGCTGACAGGATATTCttggagaaaaaacaacagaaggctgagaaactcaaagaagaagaaagaaaactgcaagAATTTAATGCCACCCGATTG GCTGAAAAAACTGCCAGGTTTCAGCGTCAGAAAGAAGCAGAGTCCAAGTTTGAAGAGAAGAACGCACAGCTGATCACCGAAGAGGAGAACAAGTTTCACCAGTACTCACAGCTCATCATCAGCGAGGCAGCGGAGgccaaaaaaaacctgtttccaCTTCGCAGAGCTGCCAGGCAGGGAACCCGGGGTGGGGACGGTCCTGCTTCAGGTGGAGCTGAGCCCGTCTACCTCGTCCACGACTCCACCGGTGCTCATATGCCCAAATACGTCTCAGTCACgactgaaaacatcaaaaagctCCGCCAGCCCGGGAACATTCAGGAGGCCAAGAAAAGACTTGGTTTCACCTGGTGA